In the genome of Perca fluviatilis chromosome 4, GENO_Pfluv_1.0, whole genome shotgun sequence, one region contains:
- the gnb1b gene encoding guanine nucleotide binding protein (G protein), beta polypeptide 1b yields the protein MSELDQLRQEAEQLKNQIRDARKACADATLSQITANIDPVGRIQMRTRRTLRGHLAKIYAMHWGTDSRLLVSASQDGKLIIWDSYTTNKVHAIPLRSSWVMTCAYAPSGNYVACGGLDNICSIYNLKTREGNVRVSRELAGHTGYLSCCRFLDDNQIVTSSGDTTCALWDIETGQQTTTFAGHTGDVMSLSLAPDSRLFVSGACDASAKLWDVREGMCRQTFTGHESDINAICFFPNGNAFATGSDDATCRLFDLRADQELMIYSHDNIICGITSVAFSKSGRLLLAGYDDFNCNVWDTLKADRAGVLAGHDNRVSCLGVTDDGMAVATGSWDSFLKIWN from the exons ATGAGTGAACTGGACCAGTTACGCCAAGAGGCAGAGCAGCTCAAAAATCAGATCAGA GATGCCAGGAAAGCATGTGCAGATGCCACACTATCACAG ATCACAGCTAATATTGACCCCGTTGGACGAATCCAGATGCGTACAAGACGAACGCTGCGGGGTCATTTGGCTAAAATCTATGCCATGCATTGGGGAACAGATTCCAG GCTCTTGGTCAGTGCCTCTCAAGATGGCAAACTCATTATTTGGGACAGCTATACCACAAATAAG GTTCATGCCATCCCACTTCGATCTTCCTGGGTCATGACTTGCGCATATGCACCTTCAGGAAATTATGTGGCCTGTGGTGGCTTAGACAACATCTGTTCCATCTACAACCTCAAAACACGCGAAGGGAATGTACGTGTGAGCCGTGAGCTCGCTGGACATACAG GATACCTGTCCTGTTGTCGCTTCCTTGATGACAACCAGATTGTTACAAGCTCTGGAGATACCACTTG TGCACTTTGGGACATTGAGACTGGCCAGCAGACAACCACATTTGCTGGACACACAGGTGATGTCATGAGCCTGTCATTGGCCCCTGACTCCCGGTTATTTGTCTCTGGTGCTTGTGATGCCTCTGCTAAACTCTGGGATGTTCGAGAGGGCATGTGCAGACAGACGTTCACGGGCCATGAGTCTGACATCAATGCCATCTGT TTCTTCCCTAATGGCAATGCCTTTGCCACGGGCTCCGATGATGCCACCTGCAGGCTGTTTGATCTGCGTGCTGATCAGGAATTAATGATCTACTCTCATGACAATATCATATGTGGCATCACCTCTGTTGCATTCTCAAAGAGTGGCCGTCTTCTTCTGGCGGGATATGATGACTTCAACTGTAATGTGTGGGACACACTAAAAGCCGACCGTGCTG GTGTGTTGGCTGGACATGACAACCGTGTTAGCTGCCTGGGAGTTACTGATGATGGCATGGCAGTTGCAACGGGATCCTGGGACAGTTTTCTGAAGATCTGGAATTGA
- the tardbpb gene encoding TAR DNA-binding protein 43 isoform X1 gives MAEVYIRVAEEENEEPMEIPSEDDGTVLLSTVAAQFPGACGLRFRSPISQCMRGVRLVEGILHAPENGWGNVVYVVNYPKDNKRKMEEIDASSAVKMKRGDMKTSDLIVLGLPWKTSEQDLKDYFSTFGEVIMVQVKRDTKTGNSKGFGFVRFTEYEAQEKVVSQRHMIDGRWCDCKLPNSKFPFWLQQGPDEPMRSRKVFVGRCTEDMTTEDLRQFFMQYGEVTDVFIPKPFRAFAFVTFADDQVAQSLCGEDLIIKGVSVHISNAEPKHGSRQFDRTTRFGNGFGAQAFGSSRSGLGSSTNSSLANFGSFSLNPAMMAAAQAALQSSWGMMGMLASQQQTSTSGSASSGTSSSRDQSQSFGTGNSNYGTSSASLGWGTGSNSTTSGSGFSTGFGSSMESKSSGWGM, from the exons ATGGCTGAAGTATACATTCGAGTAGCCGAGGAGGAAAATGAAGAACCCATGGAGATACCTTCCGAGGACGACGGCACTGTTCTGCTTTCAACGGTGGCAGCTCAGTTTCCAGGAGCGTGTGGCCTACGCTTCAGGAGCCCCATTTCTCAGTGCATGCGAGGAGTGCGTCTTGTGGAAGGGATTCTACACGCGCCAGAAAACGGATGGGGAAATGTCGTGTATGTGGTGAACTATCCAAAAG ACAACAAAAGGAAAATGGAGGAAATTGACGCCTCCTCTGCAGTGAAAATGAAGAGAGGGGACATGAAAACATCTGACCTGATTGTACTGGGTCTTCCTTGGAAAACATCTGAGCAGGACCTGAAAGACTACTTCAGCACATTTGGAGAAGTCATCATGGTTCAG gtAAAACGAGACACCAAGACTGGAAATTCCAAAGGATTTGGCTTTGTGAGGTTCACGGAGTACGAGGCTCAAGAAAAGGTGGTCTCCCAGCGTCATATGATTGACGGGAGATGGTGTGACTGCAAGCTTCCTAACTCAAAG TTCCCTTTTTGGTTACAGCAAGGTCCAGATGAGCCAATGAGGAGCCGGAAAGTGTTTGTTGGCCGTTGCACAGAAGACATGACCACTGAGGACTTACGGCAGTTCTTTATGCAGTATGGAGAAGTTACAGATGTCTTCATCCCTAAGCCATTCCGTGCTTTTGCCTTTGTTACATTTGCGGATGATCAG gtTGCCCAGTCTCTCTGTGGAGAGGACCTAATAATCAAAGGTGTCAGTGTTCACATCTCAAATGCTGAGCCCAAACATGGCAGTAGGCAGTTTGATCGTACGACACGGTTTGGGAATGGTTTTGGAGCTCAAGCGTTTGGAAGCAGCCGTAGTGGGTTAGGGAGCAGCACTAACAGTAGTCTGGCTAATTTTGGTTCCTTTAGTCTGAACCCTGCTATGATGGCTGCTGCTCAGGCTGCTCTGCAGAGTAGTTGGGGGATGATGGGTATGCTGGCTAGCCAGCAGCAGACATCCACCTCAGGCAGTGCTTCCAGTGGAACAAGCTCTAGTAGGGACCAGAGTCAGTCTTTCGGTACAGGCAACAGCAACTACGGCACCAGCTCAGCAAGTCTCGGCTGGGGAACAGGGTCAAACTCTACAACCAGCGGTAGTGGGTTTAGCACAGGTTTTGGGTCTAGTATGGAGTCAAAGTCATCTGGGTggggtatgtaa
- the tardbpb gene encoding TAR DNA-binding protein 43 isoform X2, with product MAEVYIRVAEEENEEPMEIPSEDDGTVLLSTVAAQFPGACGLRFRSPISQCMRGVRLVEGILHAPENGWGNVVYVVNYPKDNKRKMEEIDASSAVKMKRGDMKTSDLIVLGLPWKTSEQDLKDYFSTFGEVIMVQVKRDTKTGNSKGFGFVRFTEYEAQEKVVSQRHMIDGRWCDCKLPNSKQGPDEPMRSRKVFVGRCTEDMTTEDLRQFFMQYGEVTDVFIPKPFRAFAFVTFADDQVAQSLCGEDLIIKGVSVHISNAEPKHGSRQFDRTTRFGNGFGAQAFGSSRSGLGSSTNSSLANFGSFSLNPAMMAAAQAALQSSWGMMGMLASQQQTSTSGSASSGTSSSRDQSQSFGTGNSNYGTSSASLGWGTGSNSTTSGSGFSTGFGSSMESKSSGWGM from the exons ATGGCTGAAGTATACATTCGAGTAGCCGAGGAGGAAAATGAAGAACCCATGGAGATACCTTCCGAGGACGACGGCACTGTTCTGCTTTCAACGGTGGCAGCTCAGTTTCCAGGAGCGTGTGGCCTACGCTTCAGGAGCCCCATTTCTCAGTGCATGCGAGGAGTGCGTCTTGTGGAAGGGATTCTACACGCGCCAGAAAACGGATGGGGAAATGTCGTGTATGTGGTGAACTATCCAAAAG ACAACAAAAGGAAAATGGAGGAAATTGACGCCTCCTCTGCAGTGAAAATGAAGAGAGGGGACATGAAAACATCTGACCTGATTGTACTGGGTCTTCCTTGGAAAACATCTGAGCAGGACCTGAAAGACTACTTCAGCACATTTGGAGAAGTCATCATGGTTCAG gtAAAACGAGACACCAAGACTGGAAATTCCAAAGGATTTGGCTTTGTGAGGTTCACGGAGTACGAGGCTCAAGAAAAGGTGGTCTCCCAGCGTCATATGATTGACGGGAGATGGTGTGACTGCAAGCTTCCTAACTCAAAG CAAGGTCCAGATGAGCCAATGAGGAGCCGGAAAGTGTTTGTTGGCCGTTGCACAGAAGACATGACCACTGAGGACTTACGGCAGTTCTTTATGCAGTATGGAGAAGTTACAGATGTCTTCATCCCTAAGCCATTCCGTGCTTTTGCCTTTGTTACATTTGCGGATGATCAG gtTGCCCAGTCTCTCTGTGGAGAGGACCTAATAATCAAAGGTGTCAGTGTTCACATCTCAAATGCTGAGCCCAAACATGGCAGTAGGCAGTTTGATCGTACGACACGGTTTGGGAATGGTTTTGGAGCTCAAGCGTTTGGAAGCAGCCGTAGTGGGTTAGGGAGCAGCACTAACAGTAGTCTGGCTAATTTTGGTTCCTTTAGTCTGAACCCTGCTATGATGGCTGCTGCTCAGGCTGCTCTGCAGAGTAGTTGGGGGATGATGGGTATGCTGGCTAGCCAGCAGCAGACATCCACCTCAGGCAGTGCTTCCAGTGGAACAAGCTCTAGTAGGGACCAGAGTCAGTCTTTCGGTACAGGCAACAGCAACTACGGCACCAGCTCAGCAAGTCTCGGCTGGGGAACAGGGTCAAACTCTACAACCAGCGGTAGTGGGTTTAGCACAGGTTTTGGGTCTAGTATGGAGTCAAAGTCATCTGGGTggggtatgtaa